One region of Halohasta litchfieldiae genomic DNA includes:
- a CDS encoding carboxypeptidase regulatory-like domain-containing protein — protein MNPISPLVDRIKTRVHSAGQQVPPVVLVVLLVFGLSIAPLGVAGQAQTPSTGQEVDQSTAQTVDYDPISEELIALAGVDLDTEPDISAAAREAAETGASEGIERAEARGVTPTPDAEEAVIAASVHAAAQKQDASVDQIQSASAGGSHGALLQSQTANVTQLQSAVYGAAAGSLSQSQDANVTQIQNAAYGAAHGSVAQHQDATVSQLQYAAIGGAAGAAHGAAQSQTATVTQIQEAAQGGTYGALVQQQDVAVDQRQAAAFGAAGGGTEQPVEDPKKVQEASMAAATGALIQSQDATVSQIQAAARGACVGILSQSQQVTIIQIQIITQSAATGAISQHQEASVVQIQSAAQGASLGTATLTQQQEVSIEQTQSQTQRAAADTVRISVENNVQQSTVIINEARSVAETPDAEEPDEPDEPEELRSLSVSVDNGSITIENPNDVAVIVTITSETTDEDVSLTLPAGESVTESLPPGEYTLTAETEDGRSVDLSGEESLSVTIEEDVQEPLDLTVSDEGTNVSITNPGDDDVVVFAENDDERELSVPAGETVTETLAPGTWTLTGETDADRPVTLNGEEELPIEVEDTEPDADDENGTVAGSVTDVDTGEPIDGATVSVQDTDSSATTDADGAYTIDGVPTDGQTVVADADGYEDDSQAVTVEPDETVTVDFELQVTETDTEEADSEDTDAENGTEANGDESTGEGVNETDEDSEDVDGEAENGENATEAAENGEESNGAETTSDEETGDEEEVDEEEADEEEVDEEEADEEEADEEEVDEEEVDEEEVEEEEADEEGAEEEEADEEEAEEEEADEEEAEEEEADEEEAEEEEADEEEADEEEADEEEVDEEEEEE, from the coding sequence ATGAATCCCATCTCACCGCTTGTCGACCGAATCAAAACGCGTGTCCACAGCGCAGGACAGCAGGTACCACCAGTTGTGCTCGTTGTACTCCTTGTGTTCGGTCTCAGTATTGCCCCACTCGGCGTCGCGGGCCAAGCGCAGACTCCATCGACTGGCCAAGAGGTCGACCAATCTACCGCCCAAACTGTCGACTACGATCCGATTAGCGAGGAGCTGATAGCACTCGCGGGGGTCGATCTGGATACCGAACCCGACATCTCAGCGGCGGCTCGTGAGGCAGCCGAAACCGGGGCCAGTGAGGGGATCGAACGCGCCGAAGCACGCGGTGTAACTCCGACGCCGGACGCCGAGGAGGCCGTCATTGCAGCGTCGGTTCACGCAGCCGCACAGAAACAGGATGCCTCGGTCGACCAGATCCAGTCCGCCAGTGCTGGTGGGAGCCATGGCGCGCTGCTGCAGAGCCAGACTGCCAACGTGACACAGCTTCAGTCAGCTGTGTACGGCGCTGCAGCCGGATCGCTCTCGCAGTCCCAAGACGCTAACGTGACACAGATACAGAACGCGGCCTACGGTGCGGCTCACGGGAGTGTAGCCCAGCATCAGGACGCCACCGTCAGCCAACTGCAGTACGCGGCGATTGGCGGGGCAGCCGGGGCAGCTCACGGAGCGGCCCAGTCCCAAACGGCGACCGTCACCCAGATTCAGGAGGCCGCACAGGGTGGCACCTACGGCGCGCTCGTCCAGCAGCAGGATGTCGCTGTCGACCAGCGCCAGGCAGCAGCCTTCGGCGCTGCTGGCGGTGGCACCGAACAGCCTGTCGAGGATCCAAAGAAGGTCCAAGAGGCTTCGATGGCTGCCGCAACCGGGGCTCTCATACAAAGTCAGGATGCCACCGTCTCACAGATTCAGGCTGCGGCTCGCGGGGCCTGTGTCGGGATACTCTCCCAATCCCAGCAGGTGACAATTATCCAGATTCAGATCATCACACAGAGTGCTGCGACTGGCGCGATTTCCCAGCATCAGGAGGCGAGCGTCGTTCAGATTCAGTCGGCTGCACAGGGCGCAAGCTTGGGGACGGCCACATTGACACAACAGCAGGAAGTGAGCATTGAACAGACCCAAAGTCAAACCCAGCGCGCGGCGGCCGACACCGTTCGGATCTCGGTCGAAAACAACGTCCAGCAGTCGACGGTAATTATCAACGAGGCCCGGAGCGTGGCCGAGACGCCCGACGCCGAGGAGCCGGATGAGCCAGACGAGCCCGAGGAGCTTCGCAGTCTCTCGGTCTCGGTCGACAACGGCTCAATAACGATTGAGAATCCGAACGACGTGGCTGTGATCGTCACGATAACGAGCGAAACCACGGACGAGGACGTGAGCCTCACGCTGCCAGCCGGGGAGTCGGTTACCGAGTCGCTTCCGCCGGGTGAGTACACCCTTACTGCCGAAACCGAAGACGGTCGCTCGGTCGACCTCTCAGGTGAGGAGTCGCTGTCGGTTACGATTGAGGAGGACGTCCAGGAACCACTTGATCTGACGGTCTCCGACGAGGGGACGAACGTCTCGATCACGAATCCTGGAGACGACGACGTCGTGGTGTTCGCTGAGAACGACGACGAGCGCGAACTATCCGTTCCGGCCGGAGAAACCGTTACCGAGACGCTTGCGCCCGGAACATGGACGTTGACCGGCGAGACAGATGCCGACCGTCCGGTCACCCTCAACGGTGAGGAGGAACTACCCATCGAAGTCGAAGACACTGAGCCGGATGCTGACGACGAAAACGGCACTGTTGCTGGATCGGTCACTGATGTCGACACTGGCGAGCCAATCGATGGGGCCACCGTTTCGGTCCAAGACACCGACAGCTCGGCGACAACCGATGCAGACGGTGCCTACACCATCGACGGCGTCCCGACCGATGGGCAGACTGTCGTCGCTGACGCGGATGGCTACGAAGACGATAGTCAAGCGGTCACCGTCGAGCCAGACGAGACAGTGACGGTCGACTTCGAACTGCAGGTCACCGAAACGGACACTGAAGAAGCGGATTCGGAAGACACCGACGCAGAAAACGGTACTGAGGCAAACGGTGATGAGTCGACTGGTGAGGGTGTGAACGAAACGGACGAAGACAGCGAGGACGTAGACGGAGAGGCGGAAAACGGCGAAAACGCGACTGAAGCTGCCGAAAACGGCGAGGAATCGAACGGAGCAGAGACAACTAGTGACGAGGAGACCGGTGACGAAGAGGAGGTGGATGAAGAGGAGGCAGATGAAGAAGAGGTAGACGAAGAGGAGGCAGATGAAGAAGAGGCAGATGAAGAAGAGGTAGATGAAGAAGAGGTAGATGAAGAAGAGGTAGAGGAAGAGGAGGCAGATGAAGAAGGGGCAGAGGAAGAAGAGGCAGATGAAGAAGAGGCAGAGGAAGAAGAGGCAGATGAAGAAGAGGCAGAGGAAGAAGAGGCAGATGAAGAAGAGGCAGAGGAAGAGGAGGCAGATGAAGAAGAGGCAGATGAAGAAGAGGCAGATGAAGAAGAGGTAGATGAAGAAGAGGAAGAGGAATAA
- the dapA gene encoding 4-hydroxy-tetrahydrodipicolinate synthase, producing the protein MTNIDFSGVFPAMVTPFTEANEIDTETLREDAQRLEKAGVDGLVPVGSTGESATLSHAEHVEVIEAVVDAVEDVPVIAGTGSNNTAEALDLSQQAADAGADALLLISPYYNKPEPEGMYEHYRQVADAVDIPQIVYNVPSRTGRNIEVDTAVRLADHDNIAGYKAASGDLNRISEVVERTRDKEFAILSGDDGLTLPTLSVGGHGAISVVANVEPERACAMVGAALEEDYAFARAIHHELGALTRQLFVETNPIPVKAAMEIRGHGSGRIRSPLTELSAEHREELAARLAELDGEPATPEAAGEASD; encoded by the coding sequence ATGACAAACATCGACTTCAGCGGGGTTTTCCCGGCGATGGTGACCCCCTTTACCGAAGCCAACGAGATCGACACCGAAACGCTCCGCGAGGACGCCCAGCGACTCGAAAAAGCAGGCGTCGACGGACTCGTCCCGGTCGGCTCGACCGGCGAGAGCGCGACGCTGAGCCATGCCGAACACGTCGAGGTCATCGAGGCCGTCGTCGACGCCGTCGAGGACGTGCCGGTCATCGCGGGCACCGGCTCGAACAACACCGCCGAAGCCCTCGACCTCTCACAGCAGGCCGCCGACGCGGGCGCAGATGCCCTGCTGCTTATCTCGCCGTACTACAACAAACCCGAGCCTGAGGGGATGTACGAACATTATCGACAGGTGGCCGACGCGGTCGACATCCCACAGATCGTGTATAATGTCCCCAGTCGAACCGGGCGCAACATCGAGGTCGACACCGCGGTTCGACTCGCCGACCACGACAACATCGCAGGCTACAAGGCCGCATCCGGCGACCTCAACCGAATTAGTGAAGTCGTCGAACGAACCCGCGACAAGGAGTTCGCAATTCTGTCGGGCGACGATGGACTCACCCTGCCAACCCTCTCGGTTGGGGGTCACGGCGCGATCAGCGTCGTTGCCAACGTCGAACCCGAGCGTGCCTGTGCGATGGTCGGGGCAGCATTAGAGGAGGACTACGCCTTCGCGCGGGCGATCCACCACGAACTCGGCGCTCTTACCCGACAGCTGTTCGTCGAGACGAACCCGATCCCAGTGAAGGCCGCCATGGAGATCCGTGGCCACGGCTCCGGTCGCATTCGGTCGCCACTCACTGAACTCTCCGCCGAGCACCGCGAGGAGTTGGCTGCCCGGCTGGCCGAACTCGACGGCGAGCCAGCCACCCCCGAGGCCGCCGGGGAGGCGTCGGACTGA
- a CDS encoding HTTM domain-containing protein: MDPTQHTPNRAVRTRLRQLWDRLGPLRGRIRSRFAVDTRALAAVRITLGLTLLVDLLHRAGSMSLFYTDQGVYPLSVYEVTWGFYNFSIHALSGELWFQQFMFLLAGLFALAFIFGYRTRLVGLGCLILLFSLHARNPGVLNGGDRLLRVILLVALVTPLGERWSIDALRRGAARSSVASFGTAALLVQPLIVFGSNAILKHRGEHWYAGEALEIAFHNDVMAVYLGNVVVDYPTLLTVLNYAWVTLLAGSVLFLLVPVGRLRAVAALAYIGAFAGMVVTMSVGVFPLGLIASVIPFLTAPFLDTLSRRVPAHWVDRLPTATALGPFSRPPVERRLLDTLRERDHEFAASYAVSYAQSLLTVLGVLLLIWMLMFAAEDVSEFSVPDEIDYSHVDQQSWGLYAPDPSDAYSWYVAEAEMEGVIE; this comes from the coding sequence ATGGACCCAACCCAACACACCCCGAATCGGGCCGTTCGCACGCGCTTGCGTCAGCTCTGGGATCGGCTTGGGCCGCTCCGAGGTCGGATTCGCTCGCGGTTCGCGGTCGACACGCGTGCGCTGGCGGCGGTGCGTATCACCCTCGGGCTCACGCTGCTTGTCGACCTCCTGCATCGGGCCGGAAGCATGTCGCTGTTTTACACCGATCAGGGAGTGTACCCGCTGTCGGTGTACGAGGTCACGTGGGGGTTCTACAACTTCTCGATCCATGCACTCTCGGGTGAACTCTGGTTCCAACAGTTCATGTTCCTGCTGGCCGGACTGTTTGCCCTCGCGTTCATCTTTGGCTACCGAACCCGGCTGGTCGGACTCGGCTGCCTGATCTTGCTGTTTTCCTTGCACGCCCGCAACCCCGGCGTGCTCAACGGTGGGGACCGACTGCTCCGCGTGATTCTGCTAGTCGCCCTCGTCACGCCGCTCGGCGAGCGATGGTCGATTGATGCCCTTCGCCGCGGGGCGGCTCGCTCTTCGGTCGCCAGCTTCGGTACTGCAGCACTCCTGGTACAACCGCTCATTGTCTTCGGCTCGAATGCGATTTTGAAACACCGAGGAGAGCACTGGTATGCCGGTGAGGCCCTCGAAATCGCCTTCCACAACGATGTGATGGCGGTGTATCTCGGCAACGTTGTCGTCGACTATCCCACGCTTCTGACGGTGCTCAACTACGCGTGGGTGACCCTGCTTGCTGGCTCGGTACTGTTCCTGTTGGTGCCTGTCGGTCGGCTTCGAGCAGTCGCCGCGCTGGCCTACATCGGAGCGTTCGCTGGCATGGTGGTAACGATGAGCGTCGGGGTGTTCCCGCTCGGGTTGATCGCCTCGGTGATTCCGTTTCTGACGGCTCCGTTCTTGGATACCCTCTCGCGTCGCGTCCCGGCCCACTGGGTCGACCGACTGCCGACTGCTACGGCCCTCGGCCCGTTCAGTCGACCGCCCGTCGAGCGTCGACTGCTAGACACGCTTCGGGAGCGCGACCACGAGTTCGCGGCCTCCTACGCGGTCTCGTATGCCCAGTCGCTGCTGACGGTACTCGGGGTGTTGTTACTGATTTGGATGCTGATGTTCGCGGCCGAAGATGTCTCGGAGTTCAGTGTTCCTGACGAGATCGACTACTCGCACGTCGACCAGCAAAGTTGGGGACTGTACGCTCCTGATCCGTCGGATGCCTACAGTTGGTACGTCGCCGAAGCCGAGATGGAGGGTGTCATAGAATAG
- a CDS encoding response regulator, protein MMSVFRVLHVDDDEAIGDLLETYLEESVDREEFSVTPARSVDEAEAVLDEIDIDCIVCDYQMPGTTGLEFLHRIRDRNPNKPFILFTNKGSADIASEAIEAGVTDYLRKGGGPEQYEVLRVS, encoded by the coding sequence ATGATGTCCGTGTTTCGGGTTCTCCATGTCGACGACGATGAGGCCATCGGCGACCTGCTGGAGACGTATCTCGAAGAGTCTGTCGACAGGGAGGAGTTTTCGGTCACGCCGGCCAGAAGCGTTGATGAGGCGGAGGCGGTTCTCGATGAGATAGATATCGACTGTATCGTCTGCGACTACCAGATGCCCGGTACCACTGGTCTGGAATTCCTGCATCGGATCCGGGATCGAAACCCCAACAAGCCGTTTATTCTGTTTACCAACAAGGGATCGGCCGATATCGCCAGCGAGGCAATCGAGGCTGGCGTCACCGACTACCTTCGGAAGGGTGGCGGTCCAGAGCAGTACGAGGTGTTGAGGGTGTCATAG
- a CDS encoding NCS2 family permease has protein sequence MGLQSYFNLSEHGTDVETELVAGLTTFFAMAYIIVVNPAILSQAIQIEGYTDTEVFQMIAIVTIVTSAIAMVVMGLYANRPFGLAPGLGLNAYFTFTVVLGLGIPWETALAAVFVEGVIFIILTATGAREFIINIFPEPVKFAVGAGIGVFLLLIGLQELQVVVADEATLVTLGEIGSNPIALLGALGAALILILWARGTTGAILIGVLATAIAGYVLTLAGLVEPGVLVDRAVLTQVSEDGLVSMVTGIQYDITPLAGAFLDGFRTSDPVTFGLVVMTFFFVDFFDTAGALIGIGQYGDFLDEDGQLPEISKPLMADGIGTTIGAMLGTSTITTFIESSAGVEAGGKTGLTALTIAGLFVLMIPLVPLAAAIPTYASFSALVVVGIVMFKGVADIDWNDPSWSVPAALTVTVTPLTYSIANGIAVGIISYPVIKTMVDGHRTVTVGHWAMAATLTVYFYIQTSGLLL, from the coding sequence ATGGGGTTACAATCCTATTTCAATCTCAGTGAACACGGAACAGACGTCGAAACAGAACTCGTTGCAGGGCTGACAACGTTTTTCGCGATGGCGTATATCATCGTCGTCAACCCGGCGATTCTGTCACAGGCGATTCAAATCGAGGGCTATACTGACACGGAAGTATTCCAAATGATTGCGATTGTGACAATTGTTACATCCGCAATCGCGATGGTTGTAATGGGGCTGTACGCCAACCGGCCGTTTGGCCTCGCTCCCGGACTCGGCCTCAACGCCTACTTCACGTTCACAGTCGTGTTGGGACTCGGTATCCCGTGGGAAACCGCACTTGCAGCGGTCTTTGTCGAAGGAGTGATCTTCATCATCCTCACGGCAACTGGTGCCCGGGAGTTCATCATCAACATCTTCCCCGAGCCAGTGAAGTTCGCCGTCGGAGCGGGGATTGGTGTGTTCTTACTGTTGATCGGTCTCCAAGAACTGCAGGTCGTCGTGGCCGACGAAGCGACCCTCGTCACGCTCGGTGAGATCGGATCGAATCCGATTGCGCTCCTCGGTGCGTTGGGCGCAGCACTCATTTTGATTTTGTGGGCCCGTGGCACGACCGGGGCGATCCTGATCGGGGTGCTTGCAACCGCGATTGCTGGCTATGTACTGACGCTCGCTGGACTCGTCGAGCCGGGTGTCCTCGTCGACCGAGCCGTCCTCACCCAAGTGAGCGAGGATGGACTCGTCTCGATGGTTACCGGCATCCAGTACGATATCACGCCGCTTGCGGGTGCGTTTCTCGATGGGTTCCGAACCTCCGACCCAGTAACCTTCGGGCTCGTCGTCATGACGTTCTTCTTCGTGGACTTCTTCGATACGGCTGGTGCGTTGATCGGTATCGGTCAGTACGGGGACTTCCTCGATGAAGACGGGCAACTCCCGGAGATAAGCAAACCGCTGATGGCTGACGGTATCGGGACAACTATCGGAGCCATGCTCGGAACGTCGACGATAACGACGTTCATCGAATCCTCGGCCGGTGTGGAAGCAGGCGGGAAAACCGGATTGACCGCACTCACTATCGCTGGGCTGTTCGTCTTGATGATCCCACTCGTGCCGCTTGCCGCAGCGATCCCGACGTATGCCTCGTTCAGTGCGTTAGTTGTTGTCGGGATTGTGATGTTCAAGGGGGTTGCAGATATCGATTGGAACGATCCGTCGTGGTCAGTTCCTGCTGCGCTTACCGTCACCGTCACCCCGTTGACGTACTCGATTGCCAACGGAATCGCGGTCGGCATTATCAGCTATCCCGTGATCAAGACCATGGTCGACGGACACAGAACCGTCACTGTTGGCCACTGGGCGATGGCAGCGACACTGACCGTCTACTTTTATATCCAGACCAGCGGGTTGCTGCTATGA
- a CDS encoding 2,3,4,5-tetrahydropyridine-2,6-dicarboxylate N-succinyltransferase has protein sequence MSTLESEIQTLWNRYDDGLTAADATDEDLATLDVFLEALEAGEIRSAEKTGDDVTSWEANAWVKQGILLNFGLRNTQVRSHGGVDYHDVLPLRQTADLNDRGTRNTPDGTTIRRGAYLGEDCIMMSPSFVNIGAYIGDGTLVDSCDTVGSCAQLGENVKLGANTLIGGVLEPVEGAPVIIEDGVSLGAGCRVTSGFKIGENSIVGENTLLTPRIPVYDLVDEEVIYGHLPSERRAFTRYVESSVSDHELFDGGAYKPAVVATSVEAETLEATQQEDALRE, from the coding sequence ATGTCGACACTCGAATCCGAAATCCAAACCCTCTGGAACCGCTACGACGACGGCCTCACCGCTGCCGACGCAACCGACGAGGACCTCGCCACGCTCGATGTCTTCCTCGAAGCACTCGAAGCCGGTGAGATCCGCTCGGCCGAAAAAACCGGCGACGATGTCACCTCGTGGGAGGCCAACGCGTGGGTCAAACAGGGCATCCTCCTCAACTTCGGCCTCCGCAACACACAGGTCCGCAGCCACGGCGGCGTCGACTACCACGACGTCCTCCCACTCCGCCAGACCGCAGATCTCAACGACCGCGGCACCCGCAACACGCCCGACGGCACCACGATCCGCCGCGGAGCCTACCTCGGTGAAGACTGCATCATGATGAGCCCCTCGTTCGTCAACATCGGGGCCTACATCGGCGACGGCACGCTGGTCGACTCCTGTGATACGGTCGGCTCCTGTGCCCAACTTGGCGAGAATGTCAAACTCGGCGCGAACACGCTGATCGGCGGCGTGCTTGAACCGGTCGAGGGCGCACCGGTCATCATCGAGGACGGCGTCTCGCTCGGCGCTGGCTGTCGCGTCACCTCCGGGTTCAAGATCGGCGAGAACTCCATTGTCGGCGAAAACACGCTTCTCACACCGCGCATTCCGGTGTACGATCTCGTCGACGAAGAGGTCATCTACGGCCATCTCCCATCGGAGCGACGAGCGTTCACCCGCTACGTGGAGTCCTCGGTCAGCGACCACGAGCTGTTCGATGGCGGGGCCTACAAACCGGCCGTCGTCGCCACCAGCGTCGAAGCAGAGACACTCGAAGCAACCCAGCAGGAAGACGCACTGCGCGAGTAG
- the dapB gene encoding 4-hydroxy-tetrahydrodipicolinate reductase: protein MVRIAVTGAAGRMGREVLAAAADRENCEVDFAVNRTSVDEPISGVVIESTDNFEALLDDYQPDVVVDFTGPESAIEYSEACAETGVGFVTGTTGFDDEGIAELKFASESTAVLKASNFSRGVAALRLAVQEATAALPDADIELTETHHNAKRDAPSGTAKTLLDDIEGVREDLSERVHGREGEAPRSTDEIGVHARRAGDIAGEHEVLLGGSNEALSLTHRAGDRSIFADGALDAAEWLAEREAGWYDFFEVIED from the coding sequence ATGGTCCGGATCGCAGTTACCGGCGCGGCCGGACGCATGGGTCGTGAGGTGCTTGCTGCGGCCGCCGACCGCGAAAACTGCGAGGTCGACTTCGCGGTCAACCGAACCTCGGTCGACGAGCCGATTTCCGGGGTCGTCATCGAGTCGACTGACAACTTCGAGGCGCTGCTGGACGACTACCAGCCGGATGTCGTCGTCGACTTTACTGGGCCCGAATCCGCCATCGAGTACAGCGAGGCCTGCGCCGAGACCGGTGTCGGCTTCGTTACCGGAACGACCGGTTTCGATGATGAGGGAATCGCGGAGTTGAAATTCGCCAGCGAGTCGACGGCCGTACTCAAAGCCTCGAACTTTTCGCGAGGAGTTGCGGCGCTCCGGTTGGCGGTCCAAGAAGCAACTGCCGCGCTGCCCGATGCGGATATCGAACTCACCGAAACCCACCACAACGCCAAACGTGACGCCCCCAGCGGGACCGCGAAGACGTTGCTCGACGATATCGAGGGAGTCCGCGAGGATCTCAGCGAGCGCGTGCATGGCCGGGAGGGTGAAGCTCCGCGGTCGACCGACGAAATCGGAGTTCATGCTCGCCGGGCCGGCGACATCGCAGGTGAACACGAGGTGCTGCTCGGTGGGAGCAACGAGGCGCTGTCGCTGACCCATCGGGCTGGCGACCGGAGCATCTTCGCCGACGGTGCGCTGGATGCTGCCGAGTGGCTCGCCGAACGCGAGGCTGGCTGGTACGATTTCTTCGAGGTTATCGAAGACTAA
- the dapF gene encoding diaminopimelate epimerase, translating to MSTLTTAVAFEKYHGTGNEFLIVDATDPVPDRSAFATTHCDRSTGVGSDTDGQTGADGVLFLQLEDRFSPPRIIMTLVQPDGSVAPICGNGARCAAVWAMDRTDADSVMIDTQAGTRRATRVDDGIAVEMGEPTFAPDRLPLAGNRTEPLIEESVEGLTVTTVNTGVPQAVAFVDDIESVDIESAAPAVRHADVFPAGTNVTFAERTDSRREGVPRFRQRSYERGIEGETQACATGSVAIAAAASRIGLIESAAPVDISLPGGELRISATDRGELLLTGAVTHEFDGDLAAEGVDD from the coding sequence ATGAGTACGCTTACCACTGCAGTCGCCTTCGAGAAATACCACGGCACCGGCAACGAGTTCCTTATTGTAGACGCAACCGATCCGGTCCCCGACCGGAGCGCATTCGCGACCACCCACTGCGACCGGTCGACGGGCGTCGGAAGCGACACCGACGGACAGACCGGCGCTGATGGAGTTCTCTTCTTACAGCTCGAAGATCGGTTTTCGCCGCCACGAATCATTATGACGCTCGTCCAGCCCGATGGGTCGGTGGCCCCGATCTGTGGCAACGGGGCACGGTGTGCGGCCGTCTGGGCGATGGACCGAACCGATGCCGACTCGGTCATGATCGACACACAGGCGGGCACGCGCCGCGCGACTCGCGTCGACGACGGGATCGCCGTCGAGATGGGCGAGCCGACGTTCGCTCCCGACCGGCTTCCGCTCGCCGGCAACCGAACAGAGCCACTCATCGAAGAGTCCGTCGAGGGACTCACTGTGACGACGGTCAACACCGGCGTCCCACAAGCGGTCGCCTTCGTCGACGACATTGAGTCGGTCGACATCGAATCGGCTGCCCCCGCCGTCCGGCATGCAGACGTGTTCCCCGCCGGGACAAACGTCACGTTTGCCGAGCGAACAGATTCCCGCCGAGAGGGGGTCCCGCGGTTCCGCCAGCGAAGCTACGAGCGCGGTATCGAAGGCGAAACACAGGCCTGTGCCACCGGTTCGGTGGCGATTGCCGCGGCCGCCAGCCGGATCGGTCTGATCGAATCGGCCGCGCCGGTCGACATCTCGCTTCCCGGTGGCGAACTCCGTATCTCGGCGACTGACCGGGGTGAACTACTGCTGACCGGCGCAGTTACCCACGAGTTCGATGGCGACCTCGCAGCCGAAGGAGTCGACGACTAA
- the lysA gene encoding diaminopimelate decarboxylase — protein sequence MADSDLDNSPAVRRLADWDDETLGSLAEEYDTPLYVTDLDRVTENYLRFSAAFPEAHVMYAAKAHTGKSVLESLLSVGADIECAAWGELQRSIDAGADPNTLQYTAVNPPDHDLDYAVDLADNAPGLTITIGATDTLDRLQERGYDGRIAIRINPGIGTGHHEKVATGNDAKFGIPYEQVPEVADRVREEFDLVGIHSHAGSGVLTDDLEDHCRAIERVGEMARRVGPLEFVDIGGGFGVPYHEDEPPLDLEKTAEMVREAIGEIEAQLKLEPGRYIVADAGLILTTVNTIKETPSATVVGVDASLATLIRPAMFGSYHPMLNVTAPEREAHPVTVGGPVCTSADVFATDRPIARPERRDVLAIGNAGSYGYELASQFHSQPRPAEVALEDGEARVVRRRETLDDVTRVEQ from the coding sequence ATGGCCGATTCGGATCTCGACAACTCACCTGCTGTCCGTCGACTCGCTGACTGGGACGACGAAACCCTTGGATCACTCGCCGAGGAGTACGACACCCCACTGTACGTCACTGATCTCGACCGCGTCACGGAGAACTATCTCCGCTTTTCGGCGGCGTTTCCCGAGGCGCACGTCATGTATGCGGCGAAAGCCCACACGGGGAAGTCAGTACTCGAATCCCTGCTCTCGGTTGGTGCCGATATCGAGTGTGCGGCGTGGGGCGAACTCCAGCGCTCCATCGACGCGGGTGCTGACCCGAACACACTTCAGTATACGGCGGTTAACCCGCCGGATCACGATCTGGATTACGCCGTCGACCTCGCTGATAACGCACCCGGCCTCACGATCACAATCGGCGCGACCGACACCCTCGACCGGTTGCAGGAACGCGGCTACGACGGGCGGATCGCGATCCGTATCAACCCCGGAATTGGCACCGGTCACCACGAGAAGGTCGCCACCGGCAACGACGCCAAGTTCGGGATTCCCTACGAACAGGTCCCCGAGGTCGCCGACCGAGTCCGCGAGGAGTTCGACCTCGTTGGTATCCACTCGCATGCAGGCAGTGGTGTCCTGACCGACGACCTCGAAGACCACTGCCGAGCAATCGAGCGTGTCGGCGAGATGGCCCGCCGGGTCGGTCCCCTAGAGTTCGTCGACATCGGCGGCGGCTTCGGTGTCCCGTACCACGAGGACGAACCACCGCTCGATCTCGAGAAAACTGCCGAGATGGTTCGAGAGGCTATCGGCGAGATCGAGGCCCAGCTCAAACTCGAACCGGGTCGCTACATCGTCGCCGACGCCGGACTCATTCTGACGACGGTAAATACAATCAAAGAGACCCCCTCGGCGACCGTTGTGGGCGTCGACGCCAGTCTCGCAACCCTGATTCGCCCGGCGATGTTCGGCTCGTATCACCCCATGCTGAACGTCACCGCGCCGGAGCGTGAGGCCCACCCCGTCACTGTCGGCGGCCCAGTCTGTACGAGTGCGGACGTGTTTGCGACCGACCGACCGATTGCTCGACCCGAGCGACGGGACGTCCTCGCGATTGGGAACGCCGGATCGTACGGCTACGAACTCGCCAGCCAGTTCCACTCCCAACCACGGCCCGCCGAAGTTGCTCTTGAGGATGGCGAGGCACGTGTCGTCCGTCGACGCGAGACACTGGACGACGTTACTCGCGTCGAACAGTAG